The following proteins come from a genomic window of Pseudomonas sp. J452:
- a CDS encoding sulfite exporter TauE/SafE family protein, giving the protein MEFLLYMLLGAAAGVLAGLFGVGGGIIIVPVLVFSFTAQGIDPSVLTHLAVGTSLATIIFTSINSVLEHQRKGAVLWPVFTWMTLGILLGAGFGALTAAAIQGPLLQKIIGVFAIVIAIQMGLELKPKASRTVPGKAGLTAAGGVIGWASAIFGIGGGSLTVPFLTWRSVPMQQAVATSSACGLPIAAASALSFMLIGWSEPGLPQWSLGFVYLPAMAGIAITSMFFARFGARLAHKLSPRLLKRLFALLLLCVGVNFLI; this is encoded by the coding sequence ATGGAATTCCTGCTCTATATGCTGCTGGGCGCGGCGGCCGGCGTGCTGGCCGGGCTGTTCGGCGTCGGTGGCGGCATCATCATCGTGCCGGTGCTGGTATTCAGTTTCACCGCTCAGGGCATCGACCCGAGCGTGCTGACCCACCTGGCCGTCGGCACCTCGCTGGCTACCATCATCTTCACTTCGATCAATTCGGTGCTGGAGCACCAGCGCAAGGGCGCAGTGCTGTGGCCGGTGTTCACCTGGATGACCCTCGGCATCCTCCTCGGTGCTGGCTTTGGCGCGCTGACCGCAGCGGCCATCCAGGGCCCGCTGCTGCAGAAGATCATCGGCGTATTCGCCATCGTCATCGCTATCCAGATGGGCCTGGAGTTGAAACCCAAGGCCAGTCGCACGGTCCCAGGCAAGGCTGGATTGACGGCTGCCGGCGGGGTGATCGGCTGGGCTTCGGCGATTTTCGGCATCGGCGGCGGTTCGCTGACCGTGCCGTTCCTCACCTGGCGCAGCGTGCCGATGCAGCAGGCGGTGGCCACCTCGTCGGCCTGCGGTCTGCCCATTGCGGCGGCCAGTGCGTTGAGCTTCATGCTGATCGGCTGGAGCGAGCCGGGCTTGCCACAGTGGAGCCTGGGTTTCGTCTACCTGCCGGCCATGGCCGGTATCGCCATCACCAGCATGTTTTTCGCCCGCTTCGGCGCGCGCCTGGCGCATAAACTGTCGCCGCGCCTGCTCAAGCGTCTGTTCGCCCTGCTGCTGTTATGCGTGGGCGTGAATTTCCTGATCTAA